A stretch of Myxocyprinus asiaticus isolate MX2 ecotype Aquarium Trade chromosome 42, UBuf_Myxa_2, whole genome shotgun sequence DNA encodes these proteins:
- the LOC127433100 gene encoding C3a anaphylatoxin chemotactic receptor-like: MGKDYESLENSIKGISQFFFYVTFLLGVPGNAFVVYIAGMKMKRTVNTIWFLNLAIADLLCCFSIPFRVADVLLDNHWPFGSVMCKILPFLMFVNMFASVFILSLISLDRFTQVITPVWAKNHRSLLLAHLSCVVAWVLSIALSVPFMILRETETVNETMHCLLFHYKNSETFDMLRIIRFVVNFLIPLICIMTCYGIMARKLGRSHFNSGRAFRIMLAVLVAFFLCWLPYHTVILIRANGVKQSGSVAERLVPMAVSLAYFNSCLNPVLYVFMGQNFKEKFKLSLRRIFESAFSEEGTQIPQST, from the coding sequence ATGGGGAAGGATTATGAAAGTTTGGAAAATTCTATTAAAGGGATTTCTCAGTTCTTCTTCTATGTGACGTTTCTCCTCGGAGTTCCAGGAAATGCCTTTGTTGTTTACATTGCTGGAATGAAGATGAAGAGGACCGTTAATACGATATGGTTTCTCAATCTGGCGATTGCAGATCTCCTGTGCTGCTTTTCCATACCGTTCAGGGTGGCAGATGTTCTTTTAGACAATCACTGGCCATTTGGATCTGTCATGTGCAAGATTCTTCCCTTTTTAATGTTTGTCAACATGTTTGCCAGTGTCTTCATCTTGAGCTTGATTAGTCTGGATCGGTTTACCCAGGTGATCACCCCAGTTTGGGCTAAAAATCATCGCAGTCTGTTGCTTGCACACCTGTCCTGTGTAGTGGCCTGGGTCCTGTCTATAGCTCTTAGTGTGCCCTTTATGATATTAAGAGAAACTGAAACAGTAAATGAAACAATGCACTGCCTACTTTTTCATTATAAGAACTCTGAAACATTTGACATGCTACGTATTATCAGGTTTGTGGTTAATTTTTTGATACCTCTCATATGCATCATGACATGTTATGGAATCATGGCCCGAAAGTTAGGCAGGAGTCATTTTAACTCTGGACGAGCGTTTCGCATCATGTTGGCTGTTCTTGTGGCATTTTTTCTGTGCTGGCTCCCGTACCACACTGTAATTTTGATCCGAGCAAATGGTGTTAAACAAAGTGGCAGTGTGGCTGAGAGACTTGTTCCAATGGCCGTCTCTTTGGCATATTTCAACAGCTGTCTGAACCCGGTTCTGTACGTTTTCATGGGGCAGAATTTTAAGGAGAAGTTTAAGCTTTCTCTAAGACGTATTTTTGAAAGCGCTTTCTCTGAGGAGGGGACACAAATACCACAATCCACCTAA